The DNA region ATTTCAGTAATGCCCATTCCTGTTATGATATATGATTTATATAGCATAGTGAGCAACACTTCTGATAATTTGAGTTCTTTTATTTGCTTTTCAATGTACTCGATGTATTGCATACTATATGCGAAGTTGCTATTCAGTCTTTTGTTTTCTTGTGTGTCATAAGGAATTTTGATACTCATTTTATATGACTCTACTGACTGGGGGTACCATCTGTTCCTTGCTTCATTCTTGGCGATTAAAGTTTCCATAGGTTACCTCACATCACATCAAAAGTACTTATATTTAAGTATACCATATCATCATGAATTTCGCTACCCCAACGGGACAACGGGCGGCGTTTTCATATATAAAACCATGAAGGGAGGTCACTTCCACCCGGCCAGTCTGCGGACTGGCTTTTTTCATGCCACGAAAAAGGAGGTTTGCAAATGGCAGATGATAAGAAAAACATTCCCGAGGCAGCCCCGCCCACCGAGGCTCCCACTCCTGCGGTAGAAAATGCCGCCGTGCTGGAGCAGCCCTCTCCCGGGCCTGCGCTGACCGACGCAGAGGCGGTCATGCTGGAGCATGAGGGGCAGGCGGCGCTCTTTGAAATGGGCGAGGCCGTGCCTGATCCCGCTGACGCTGTTACCCACGCCGAGGTGGAGGAGCCTGCCGCTCCCGAAGCTCACAAGGCCGAAAAGGAACAGGAGCAGCCGCCCACTCCCGACAAGGACGATCCCGCCCCGGCACATTCCGGCAAGGTGGTGGATTTCGCCGCTGCCCGTGACGAGGCGGCCAAGGAGGAGAAAAAGGCGGTCAAGCAGAAGCCGCCCACCGAAAAGGACAAGCCTGCCAAACCCGGCAGAGGCCGTCCGCCCAAGGAGGGCAAGGCCGCTCCCGATAAGCCTAAGCCGCCCAAACCTTGGGACAAAAAGTCCCAAAGCAAGCCCGCCCCGGAGAAGCCTGCCGTGGATAAGGGCGGCGCTCCCGTTGGTGCGGAGGCCACGCCGGAGCCGTCTGCGCCCCGTGACGCCACCCGCGCCGAAAAAGAGGAGATCGTCTATCTCAATCTGTCTGACCTGCACCCGTTCAAAAATCATCCCTTTGGTGTCCGGGACGATGCGGAGATGCAGGGGCTTGTGGAGTCGGTCAAGGCGGCGGGCGTCAATCAGCCCGCGCTGGTGCGTCCCCGTGAGGATGGCGGCTATGAGATCATCGCAGGCCACCGCCGCCAGAGGGCAAGTGAACTTGCCGGATTTGCGAATATGCCGTGTATCGTCCGCAACATGACGGACGATGAAGCCATCCTCGCCATGACGGATGACAACCTCCGTCACCGTGAGCGTATTTTGCCCACGGAAAAGGCGCAGTCGCTCAAAATGCAGGTGGAGGCCATCAAGCACCAAGGCTCCCGCCCCGGTGAAGAGGACAAGGACGCCGGAAAACGCTCCACGCAGGTCGTGGGAGATCGCAACGGCATGAACTACAAGCAGGTGCAGCGGTATATCCGCCTGACCGAGCTTGTGCCGGATTTGCAGAAAATGGTGGACGAGAAAAAACTGGCGTTCACCCCGGCGGTGGAAATCTCATTCATCCGCCCGAAGCATCAGAAATATATCGCCGTGTCCATTGAGGGGCAGCAGTCCTCGCCATCGCTGTCGCAGGCGCAGAAAATGCGGGAGCTGGACAAGGACGGCAAGCTCAACGGCGATGTAATCGACGGTATTCTGTCGCAGGAGAAAAAGGAGGTAGACAAGGTGATCATCAATAGTGCGGAACTGGAAAAGTATTTCGGCAAGGATAAGTCCCCGAGGGAAATGAAAGACAAGATCATTTCTCTGCTGGATGACTGGAAAGCCAAGCAGCCGCCCGAGCTGGGCAAGCCCGAAAAGAAAACGGATCTTGAAAAGTGACCTTGGGACTTTTTGCCCCGAGGTCTTTCGTTTCCCCGGATGGCTCTTGTGGTTATATCCCCCGTCGCCGCCCGTATTCCAGCATGGCCGAGAGCGGGCTGTCAAGGGTGCATCGCACCGCCGTTTTCGGCGGCCAGCCCTTGACCGTCTGTCCCGGCTATGCTTTTTCTCCGGCAAGCGGCGGGGGTATATCCTCCAGAGCCGCCCCCTTTCCCAAGAATGGGAAAGGGCGTGGGGTTTGGGTTGATCTACTACATTATAAATTGGAGGTTTTTACAATGAAACGACCCCTCGCATATATTACTGCCGCATGGTGCGGCAGCGACCACGAAAACACAAAGCTGGCGGCGCAGTATTGCCGCACGGTGTATGAGGCGGGCTTTTCGCCCATCTGCCCGACGCTCTATCAGCCCCTTTTCCTCAATGACGCCGTTCCCGAGGAGCATAAGAGCGGCATCGACATGGGGCGCGACCTGCTCCGCCGTTCTCATGTGCTGATGGTGTGCGGTCATACCGTCACCGAGGCCATGAAGAACGACATCGCCGTTGCCCAGCGGCTCGGGATCACCGCCACCACCCTTGAGGGCATTTTGACCGTCAAGGGGCAGGGGCGCAGATAAGATGACGGCGCTCCGGCTGGGGAGCCTGTTTGACGGGATCGGCGTGTTCCCGCTGGCGGCGGTGCGCTGCGGCATTGAGCCGGTATGGGCAAGCGAGATTGAAAAAGCCCCTATCTCCATCACCAAGCGCCACTTTCCCGATATGGCGCACTTGGGGGATGTGACAAAGCTGGACGGGCGGGAGATCCCGCCCGTCCATATCATCACCTTTGGCTCACCATGTCAAAATCTCTCGCAGATCGGCAACCGCAAAGGGCTTGCGGGAGAAAAGTCCAGCCTGTTTTTTCAAGCCATCCGCATTATCCGTGAAATGAGGGAGGCGACAAATGGTCTATTTCCAGCAATCGCTGTTTGGGAAAATGTCATGGGAGCGTTTTCATCAAATGACCGGATGGATTTTAGAGCCGTCCTATCCGCTTTCACAGACACCGATGTTTCAATGCCTGCTTCTGGAAGATGGGCAGGAGCCGGAATGGTGCGAGGGCGAACGCCTGACCTCTGTTGGCGGCTCATGGACGCCCAGCATTGGGCAAGCCCCCGGCTGGCACGACGGCAGCGCATCTTTCTTGTGGCAGACTTTGGAGGACGGCGCTCCCACGAAATACTTTTTAAGCCCCGCACAATGCAGTCACTTTCTGCATCTGGCAGAGATAGCGGGCTGCCCGCCGCCTGCGGAGATCGAGGCTCTTTTATTGAAGCAGGGCGGCGCGTACCAATTACCCGACCCTTTCAATGCTTCCGTATGCGGGCCTCCGCCAAGGAGCGGACGGAAACAGCGTTCCGAAACAGCTTCGGATTGCCAACTGACCCTTTTCCCACTCTGTTAGCGGGCGGCATTTCGCCCTTTGCCTTTTGGTACGAGGACGATCCCGCCGGGGGCTGCGTCCGCTTTCCCACGGAAACGGAATGTGAACGGCTCATGGGGCTGCCGGAGGGCTGGACAAGGTACGGCGCGGATGGCGAGGAAATCCTATCCTCCCATCGCTACCGGGCGTTGGGAAACGCCATCGCGCTGCCCTGTGCCGAGTACATCATGGCGGGGATCGCGGAGGCGCTGACAAAAGGAGGTGCAAATGACGGTATTTGAAGCCTACATCACCAACCTCGGCAAATACGCCGAGGGGCAGCTTGTGGGCGAAACGCTGAAATTTCCGGCCACCACGGAGGAGGTGCAATCGCGTCTAAAGAACATCGGCGTGGACGGTGTGCGGTATGAGGAATTTTTCATCACCGCCTTTGACGGCGATGTGATGGGCTTATACGATTATCTCACCGAGTATGAAAACTTGGACGAGCTGAACCATTTGGCACATCTCATTTCCGAGCTGGACAGCGACGAGATCGAAACGTTGGAGGCTACGCTCAACAAGGGCGACCATACTTCCAGCGTGGCAGACATCATCAATCTCGTTCACAATCTGGACTGCTACGAGCTGCACCCCGGCGTGACCGACGATGAAACGCTGGGGCGCATCTATGTGGAGGACATGGAACTGTTGGATGTGCCGGACAATGTGCTGCCCTACTTCGATTTTGAAGCCTACGGGCGGGATATGCGGATCAACGAGGGCGGCCACTTCGCCCCCACAGGCTATCTGACCCGCAGCGGCGACTTCAAGGAGGTGTACCATGGGATCGAGGACATTCCCGCCGAACACCGTATTTTTGCGTACCCAAAGTTGAATATCCGGGAGCAGATGGCGGCCTACAAGGAGGTCATAGACCGTTCCTCTTTGGAGGGCAAACGCCTGCACCCGAGAAAGGAGCATGATGACCGCTGACCTTGGGACATTTTGTCCCGAGGTTATATTTCTATCAGAGAGGAGGCGATGACGGCTGGTAGACGAGGATATTTCCCGGCGCACGATTGCCGTATCGGTGAAAGCGTCGAAGCTGACCGCCCGGGGGCTTGCCTATGTTGTCCGGGCGGTGGGGCGCAAGATCGTCAAGGCGCACCGGGCAAAGCAGACACCTCACGGCAAGCAGACCGTGAAAAAGCTCATGGCGCACGGCACATCCACCAGCAGCCTTGAGCTGTCCGGGGACACGAAGCTCTTTGACCGGGTAGCCCGGAAGTGGAATGTGGACTATGCCTTTTATCAGACCGAACCGGGAAAATACCTGCTGTTCTTCAAGTCCGGGCAGGCGGACGCTATGACCGCCTGTTTTTCGGAATACTCCCGCAAGGTGCTGGATAAGCCCAAGTCCCGCCAGCCCACGATCCCCAAACAGATGAAGCAGGCGGAACAGCAGCTTGCCAAGGAAAAGCCGCCCAAGGAGCATATCAAGGAGGTGTCGCATGACAGATAAACTCCGTAAATATGTGCTGCCCAACATTCCCTATGTGTTCATCGGCTGGGCGTTCCTCAAGCTGGGGACGGCGTACCGTCTGGCAGCTGGCGGCGATTTTGACCATAAGCTGCTGGGGCTGGGACAGACCATCGGCGTGGCCTTTGCCGACTTTGCCCCCGGCCTTGCCCCCTTTGACTGGCTGGTGGGCATTGTGGGGGCGGTGGCGTTCCGCCTGCCGATCTACTTCAAAAGCAAGAACGCCAAGAAGTTTCGCCGGGATGCGGAGTACGGCAGCGCCCGCTGGAGTGCATAATTTTAAGTGTAAATGACACATACATGGACGCACAGGAGGTTATGCACATGACTGATTATAGCAAAATTACAGCCCTTTACTCCCGCCTTTCCGTAGGCGACGAGGACAGGGACGGCGGCGAAAGCAACAGCATACAGAACCAGAAGCGTATTCTTGAAACCTATGCGAAGCAGAACGGCTTTTCCAATCTGCAATGGTACACAGATGACGGTTATTCTGGGGCGAACTTCCAAAGACCCGGTTTTCAAGCCATGCTTGCGGACATTGAAGCCGGAAAAGTCGGCACCGTTATCGTCAAGGATATGTCACGGTTAGGGCGAAACTATCTGCAAGTGGGAATGTATACGGAAATGATTTTCCCACAGAAAGGCGTCCGCTTTATCGCTATCAATGACGGAGTGGACAGCGCACAGGGCGACAATGATTTTGCCCCTCTGCGGAACATTTTTAACGAATGGCTGGTGAGAGATACGAGCAAGAAAATCAAAGCAGTAAAACGGTCTAAGGGTATGAGCGGGAAGCCCGTCACGAGCAAACCCGTATACGGCTACTTTATGGACGAGGACGAAAATTTTATCATTGACGGGGAAGCCGCCCCTGTTGTGCGGCAGATTTACAGCTTGTGCCTTGCCGGGAACGGGCCGACCAAGATAGCCCGTATGCTCACAGAGCAGGAGATCCCCACGCCGGGAACGCTGGAATACCGTCGGACGGGAAGCACCCGCCGCTACCACCCCGGCTATGAGTGCAAGTGGGCGACCAATACCGTGGTACATATCCTTGAAAACAGGGAGTACACGGGCTGTCTGGTAAACTTCAAGACGGAGAAGCCGTCCTACAAGACCAAGCACAGCGTAGAGAACCCCATTGAGAAACAGGCGATTTTCGAGAACCACCATGAGCCTATCATTGACACCCAGATGTGGGAGCGTGTGCAGGAGTTACGCAAGCAGCGCAAACGCCCGAACCGCTATGATGAAGTGGGCTTATTCTCCGGCATACTCTTTTGTGCCGACTGCGGCAGCGTCCTTTACCAGCAGCGTTACCAGAACGCCACCCGCAAGCAGGATTGTTATATCTGCGGGAGCTACAAGAAGCGTACCCGTGACTGTACGGCGCACTTTATCCGCACCGACCTGTTGACCGCCGGAGTGACCGACAATCTGCGGAAAGTCACCAGCTATGCAGCGAAGCACGAAGCCCGGTTTATGAAGCTGCTGATCGAGCAGAACGAGGACGGGGGCAAGCGCAGGAACGCCGCAAGGAAAAAGGAGCTGGAAGCCGCCGAGAAGCGTATCAGCGAGTTATCCGCTATCTTCAAGCGGCTGTATGAGGACAGCGTGACCGGGCGCATTTCAGACGAGCGTTTCACGGAGCTGTCGGCAGACTATGAAGCCGAGCAGAAAGAACTGAAAGAGAGAGCCGCCGCTATCCGGGCAGAGCTTTCCAAAGCGCAGGAAGCCACGGTAAACGCAGAAAAGTTTATGAATGTTGTCCGCAAGTACACCAGCTTTGAAGAACTTACCCCTACCCTTTTGCGTGAGTTTGTGGAGAAAATCGTTGTGCATGAGTGCAGCTATGACGAGAACGGCACACGCAGACAGGACATTGATATTTATTACTCTTTCGTTGGCAAGGTAGACCTGCCCGAATGACCGCCCGACCTATCCGGCGCAATGCGCAAACGCCGGATAGGAACGGCAAAATTTTTTACACTTCTACTACTTCTTTATCACACATCAGCAAAGTCTCAGGGCATGAAGCAGCTCATGGCGGGCGGCGGCATCATCGTGCTGGGTACGACCCTGATCCCTCTGCTGTCCACCCTGTTTTAAGGGCGTAAGGCATGGGATTTCTCACCGACTGGCTGACAGACTGGCTAAAAGAGCTGCTGATCGAGGGGATCATGGGCAACCTCACAGGGCTTTTTGATACGGTCAATTCCCGTGTCGGAGAGATTGCGGTGCAAGTGGGAACTACCCCGGCGGCATGGAACGCCGGGGTGTTCTCCCTGATCCGGCAGCTTTCTGAAACGGTGATACTGCCGATTGCCGGTCTGATCCTCACTTTTGTTGCCACCTATGAGCTGATCCAGCTCATTATCGAGAAGAACAACCTGCATGATCTGGACTACTGGATCTTCTTCAAGTGGATATTCAAAACGGCCTGCGCCATTTTGATTTTGTCCAACACTTTCAATATCGTCATGGCCGTGTTCGATGTGTCCCAAAGCGTTATCGCCCGGGCAGCCGGGATCGTGCAAGGCTCAACGGATATTTCAGAGGCCATGCTTGCCGACTTGGAGGCCACGCTGGAAACGCTGGGGCTTGGCTCTCTGCTGGGGCTGTGGCTGCAATCCCTGCTCATTCATGTGACCATGTGGGCGATCAATATCGTGATTTTCGTCATCGTCTATGGCCGCATGATCGAAATATACCTGCTGACCAGCTTAGCCCCCATCCCCGTTGCCACGCTCTCCAACCGGGAGTTGGGCAATACCGGGCAGAACTATTTGAAGTCCCTGTTCGCCGTGGGCTTTCAAGGCTTGCTCATTCTCGTCTGCGTTGCCATCTATGCGGTGCTGATACAGGGCATCGCTACAAGCGGCGACCCCATCGGCGCGATATGGGGGTGCATGGGCTATTCCGTGCTGCTCTGCTTCTGCTTGTTCAAGACTGGCTCCATCGCCCGCAGCGTGTTCAGCGCACATTAAAGGAGGGACAGCTGTAAAACTTGCTGTTGAATTTTACAGCAGAATGGGATATACTATAGGCGAAAGGAGCTGATCAATATGCCAAATATCAAACCCATTTCTGACTTGCGGAATTACAGCGAGGTACTGCATGATGTGGCTGTGGGCGCTCCTGTCTTTTTGACGAAAAACGGACGGGGGCGGTATGCCATCGTGGATATGCACGATTACGAAAAAACACAGGCCACCCTGCGTCTGATGAACGAGCTTGCCAAAGGTCGTAAGTCCGGCGAGGAGAAAGGCTGGCTGACCTTGGAGGCCGTGGAGGAACACCTTGGGATTACCCATGAATAATCTGCACCTGTCCTACGAGGCGCAAAATGACCTTTTTGACATCAAGGACTATATCGCAGAGGATCTGGAAAATCCGCAGGCGGCAATCGCCACGGTAAGCAAAATCACAAAAACAATTCGTATGCTCCGTGACCGCGCGCTGATCGGCACACCGCTTTCCTCCATCGCAGATGTAGACAGCGATTATCGCTTCCTTGTCAGCGGAAACTATATGGTTTTCTACCGGGCGAATGGGAACGACATCTACATTGACCGTGTTCTGTATGGCCGTAGGGACTACCTGCGTATTCTATTTACAGATATACAGTCAGACACTATCGAATAACAAACACTTTTGAAACCGTCAGCTTCTCGCTGGCGGTTTTTTCATGTGCAAAGGAGCGTGATTTTATCGAAAAGTACCCCATCATTTACGCTGACCCGCCGTGGCGCTACTCTGCAAAGAAAGTACAGGGCGCGGCGGAAAATCACTATCCCACCATGAGCATTGATGAATTGTGTGCGCTGCCTGTGGCCGAGCTTGCGGCCAAGGACAGCGCCCTTTTTATGTGGGCGACCTTTCCCCAACTCCCGGAGGCTCTGCGGCTGATCCGTGCGTGGGGCTTCACCTATAAAAGTGTCGCTTTTGTCTGGCTCAAAAAGAACAAAAAGGCGGATAGCTGGTTTTATGGGCTGGGCTTCTGGACGCGGGCCAACGCTGAGGTTTGCCTGCTGGCGACCAAGGGACACCCCAAGCGGCAGGCCGCCGACATTCACCAGTTTATCATTTCGCCCATCGAAGCCCACAGCAAAAAGCCGGACGAAACCCGTGACAAGATCGTTGCCCTCATGGGCGATTTGCCCCGTGTGGAGCTGTTCGCACGGCAGACCGCTCCCGGCTGGGATGTGTGGGGCAACGAGGTAAAGCCGACGATCCCGGACTTTGGGACAAGTTGTCCCAAACTGGAGGTGACAGACTGATGCCCTATGTGAATGTCCCAAATGACCTTTCTAAGATCAAGACAAAGATCGCGTTCAACCTCACCAAGCGGCAGCTTATTTGTTTCGGCGCTGGTGCGGTTATCGGCGTTCCTACCTACCTTTTGACCCGGCAGGCCATCGGCAACACCGGGGCGCTGTTCGCTATGCTGGCGATCATGCTCCCGGCGTTCCTGCTGGCGATGTACGAAAAGGACGGCTTACCCTTTGAAAAGGTGATCCGCAATATCATCCGGGTCAAGTTTACCCGCCCCGGCATCCGCCCGTACCGAACGGAAAATATCTACGCCCCATTTGTGCGAAAGGAGGAGCCTATTGAGCAAAGCAAAGAAGCAGAAAAACGGAAATAAGCACCGGGCGCTGTCCGCCCAGCAGACCATTCCTTATATCGCCATGCACCCGGACGGGATCTGCCAGCTCCCCGGCGGGCTTTACACAAAGACGCTGGAATATGAGGACATCAATTATGCCGTGGCGTCCACGGAGGATCAGACTGCCATTATCAGCGGGTGGAGCGCGTGCCTGAATTATTTTGACAGCTCTCTGCCGTTTCAGCTTTCCTTTGTCAACCGCCGCAGCCGGAACGCCAACCGCTACAAGGTAAATATTCCGGCGCAGGAGGATGACTTCAACAGCATCCGGGGCGAGTATGTGGAAATGCTCAAATGCCAGATCGCCAAGAGCAACAACGGCATTGAACGGTACAAGTACATCACCTTTGGCCTGCCCGCCGAGGGCGCGACGGAGGCGCGTCCCCGGCTGGGGCGCGTGGAGACGGATGTCATGGGCAACCTGAAACGGCTGGGCGTCCAGTCCCACCCGCTGGATGGCCGGGATCGGCTGGCGGTGCTGCATGGGCAGATGCACCCCGGCGGGCGTGAGCCGTTCCGCTTTGCGTGGAAAGACATTCCCAAGACGGGCATGGGGACAAAGGACTACATCGCCCCGGACAGTTTCGACTTCCGGCAGAGCCGGACTTTCCGTGTCGGCCAGATGTGGGGCGCGGCGTCCTATTTGCAGATCATGGCGTCGGAGCTTTCGGATAAGC from Vescimonas fastidiosa includes:
- a CDS encoding ParB/RepB/Spo0J family partition protein yields the protein MADDKKNIPEAAPPTEAPTPAVENAAVLEQPSPGPALTDAEAVMLEHEGQAALFEMGEAVPDPADAVTHAEVEEPAAPEAHKAEKEQEQPPTPDKDDPAPAHSGKVVDFAAARDEAAKEEKKAVKQKPPTEKDKPAKPGRGRPPKEGKAAPDKPKPPKPWDKKSQSKPAPEKPAVDKGGAPVGAEATPEPSAPRDATRAEKEEIVYLNLSDLHPFKNHPFGVRDDAEMQGLVESVKAAGVNQPALVRPREDGGYEIIAGHRRQRASELAGFANMPCIVRNMTDDEAILAMTDDNLRHRERILPTEKAQSLKMQVEAIKHQGSRPGEEDKDAGKRSTQVVGDRNGMNYKQVQRYIRLTELVPDLQKMVDEKKLAFTPAVEISFIRPKHQKYIAVSIEGQQSSPSLSQAQKMRELDKDGKLNGDVIDGILSQEKKEVDKVIINSAELEKYFGKDKSPREMKDKIISLLDDWKAKQPPELGKPEKKTDLEK
- a CDS encoding DUF7768 domain-containing protein — translated: MKRPLAYITAAWCGSDHENTKLAAQYCRTVYEAGFSPICPTLYQPLFLNDAVPEEHKSGIDMGRDLLRRSHVLMVCGHTVTEAMKNDIAVAQRLGITATTLEGILTVKGQGRR
- a CDS encoding DNA cytosine methyltransferase, encoding MTALRLGSLFDGIGVFPLAAVRCGIEPVWASEIEKAPISITKRHFPDMAHLGDVTKLDGREIPPVHIITFGSPCQNLSQIGNRKGLAGEKSSLFFQAIRIIREMREATNGLFPAIAVWENVMGAFSSNDRMDFRAVLSAFTDTDVSMPASGRWAGAGMVRGRTPDLCWRLMDAQHWASPRLARRQRIFLVADFGGRRSHEILFKPRTMQSLSASGRDSGLPAACGDRGSFIEAGRRVPITRPFQCFRMRASAKERTETAFRNSFGLPTDPFPTLLAGGISPFAFWYEDDPAGGCVRFPTETECERLMGLPEGWTRYGADGEEILSSHRYRALGNAIALPCAEYIMAGIAEALTKGGANDGI
- a CDS encoding antirestriction protein ArdA, giving the protein MTVFEAYITNLGKYAEGQLVGETLKFPATTEEVQSRLKNIGVDGVRYEEFFITAFDGDVMGLYDYLTEYENLDELNHLAHLISELDSDEIETLEATLNKGDHTSSVADIINLVHNLDCYELHPGVTDDETLGRIYVEDMELLDVPDNVLPYFDFEAYGRDMRINEGGHFAPTGYLTRSGDFKEVYHGIEDIPAEHRIFAYPKLNIREQMAAYKEVIDRSSLEGKRLHPRKEHDDR
- a CDS encoding PcfB family protein, which encodes MKASKLTARGLAYVVRAVGRKIVKAHRAKQTPHGKQTVKKLMAHGTSTSSLELSGDTKLFDRVARKWNVDYAFYQTEPGKYLLFFKSGQADAMTACFSEYSRKVLDKPKSRQPTIPKQMKQAEQQLAKEKPPKEHIKEVSHDR
- a CDS encoding recombinase family protein gives rise to the protein MHMTDYSKITALYSRLSVGDEDRDGGESNSIQNQKRILETYAKQNGFSNLQWYTDDGYSGANFQRPGFQAMLADIEAGKVGTVIVKDMSRLGRNYLQVGMYTEMIFPQKGVRFIAINDGVDSAQGDNDFAPLRNIFNEWLVRDTSKKIKAVKRSKGMSGKPVTSKPVYGYFMDEDENFIIDGEAAPVVRQIYSLCLAGNGPTKIARMLTEQEIPTPGTLEYRRTGSTRRYHPGYECKWATNTVVHILENREYTGCLVNFKTEKPSYKTKHSVENPIEKQAIFENHHEPIIDTQMWERVQELRKQRKRPNRYDEVGLFSGILFCADCGSVLYQQRYQNATRKQDCYICGSYKKRTRDCTAHFIRTDLLTAGVTDNLRKVTSYAAKHEARFMKLLIEQNEDGGKRRNAARKKELEAAEKRISELSAIFKRLYEDSVTGRISDERFTELSADYEAEQKELKERAAAIRAELSKAQEATVNAEKFMNVVRKYTSFEELTPTLLREFVEKIVVHECSYDENGTRRQDIDIYYSFVGKVDLPE
- a CDS encoding VirB6/TrbL-like conjugal transfer protein, CD1112 family; translated protein: MGFLTDWLTDWLKELLIEGIMGNLTGLFDTVNSRVGEIAVQVGTTPAAWNAGVFSLIRQLSETVILPIAGLILTFVATYELIQLIIEKNNLHDLDYWIFFKWIFKTACAILILSNTFNIVMAVFDVSQSVIARAAGIVQGSTDISEAMLADLEATLETLGLGSLLGLWLQSLLIHVTMWAINIVIFVIVYGRMIEIYLLTSLAPIPVATLSNRELGNTGQNYLKSLFAVGFQGLLILVCVAIYAVLIQGIATSGDPIGAIWGCMGYSVLLCFCLFKTGSIARSVFSAH
- a CDS encoding type II toxin-antitoxin system prevent-host-death family antitoxin encodes the protein MPNIKPISDLRNYSEVLHDVAVGAPVFLTKNGRGRYAIVDMHDYEKTQATLRLMNELAKGRKSGEEKGWLTLEAVEEHLGITHE
- a CDS encoding type II toxin-antitoxin system RelE/ParE family toxin, with product MGLPMNNLHLSYEAQNDLFDIKDYIAEDLENPQAAIATVSKITKTIRMLRDRALIGTPLSSIADVDSDYRFLVSGNYMVFYRANGNDIYIDRVLYGRRDYLRILFTDIQSDTIE
- a CDS encoding MT-A70 family methyltransferase, with the translated sequence MEKYPIIYADPPWRYSAKKVQGAAENHYPTMSIDELCALPVAELAAKDSALFMWATFPQLPEALRLIRAWGFTYKSVAFVWLKKNKKADSWFYGLGFWTRANAEVCLLATKGHPKRQAADIHQFIISPIEAHSKKPDETRDKIVALMGDLPRVELFARQTAPGWDVWGNEVKPTIPDFGTSCPKLEVTD
- a CDS encoding PrgI family protein is translated as MPYVNVPNDLSKIKTKIAFNLTKRQLICFGAGAVIGVPTYLLTRQAIGNTGALFAMLAIMLPAFLLAMYEKDGLPFEKVIRNIIRVKFTRPGIRPYRTENIYAPFVRKEEPIEQSKEAEKRK